One Mycobacterium marseillense DNA window includes the following coding sequences:
- a CDS encoding condensation domain-containing protein, whose protein sequence is MFLGTVEDWTAEGTVVSWYPTATTYRRAAEAQYHPAPVSYQQSQHLRYYRRQVSRGRDIPRLCIGAWEISGVCDIDAMTHAVNMHLRRHDTYHDRFAFGDDDEVLRYVIAEPQAITLAPTDLGRMGPPQIRKLLLDTPDPLQWDCFTFGVIQGDDRFTMYIAVDHLRADGMSAGVIFLDIQTMYFSALQQAQIPLAPAASHREYSANQHAYTRSLNEESPEIRSWRAFLAANNGSLPKFPLELGEAAADTPGAIDVFDLIDDDQGRRFEAACRAAGARFSGGVFACAALAEHRLTGAATYFGLTPFDNRRDPAHATAVGWLASFVPLAIPTANASFDEVVSAAQASFDANTALGAVPYYHLLESPDGSSGPIEVPDRPVPMLSYIDIRKLPFGDYFDGLRAGVWGDNRLSETVCMWVNRMHDKTQVVVAYPGTDVARRSILRYVETMRAEFTRVADAGLDDDA, encoded by the coding sequence ATGTTCCTGGGAACGGTTGAGGACTGGACGGCCGAGGGCACCGTCGTATCCTGGTACCCCACCGCGACCACCTATCGACGCGCGGCCGAAGCGCAATACCATCCGGCGCCGGTGAGTTATCAGCAGTCGCAGCATCTTCGGTACTACCGGCGCCAGGTCAGCCGGGGCCGCGATATCCCACGGTTGTGCATTGGCGCCTGGGAAATCAGCGGTGTCTGCGACATCGATGCGATGACGCACGCCGTGAATATGCATTTGCGGCGACACGACACCTACCACGACCGTTTTGCCTTCGGCGACGACGACGAGGTCCTTCGCTACGTCATCGCCGAGCCGCAAGCCATCACCTTGGCGCCCACGGATCTCGGAAGAATGGGCCCACCGCAGATCCGCAAGCTACTTCTCGATACGCCCGATCCGCTGCAATGGGACTGCTTCACCTTCGGCGTCATCCAGGGTGACGACCGGTTCACGATGTATATCGCCGTAGACCATTTGCGCGCCGACGGTATGTCGGCGGGGGTGATCTTCCTCGATATCCAGACGATGTACTTCAGTGCGCTGCAGCAGGCACAGATTCCGCTGGCGCCGGCCGCCAGCCATCGCGAATACAGCGCGAATCAGCATGCGTACACCAGGAGTCTGAACGAAGAGTCGCCCGAGATCCGTTCGTGGCGAGCCTTTCTCGCGGCGAACAACGGGTCGCTGCCGAAATTCCCGCTCGAACTGGGCGAGGCGGCCGCGGATACACCGGGGGCCATCGACGTGTTCGACCTGATCGACGACGACCAGGGCCGGCGGTTCGAAGCGGCATGCCGTGCGGCCGGGGCGCGTTTCAGCGGCGGCGTGTTCGCTTGCGCCGCCTTGGCCGAGCATCGGTTGACCGGAGCCGCAACATATTTCGGTCTCACGCCGTTCGATAACCGGCGGGATCCCGCCCACGCCACCGCGGTGGGATGGTTGGCGAGTTTCGTCCCGTTGGCCATTCCGACCGCCAATGCCTCGTTCGACGAGGTCGTCAGCGCCGCCCAGGCATCGTTTGACGCGAACACGGCCCTGGGCGCCGTGCCGTACTACCACCTGCTGGAGTCGCCGGATGGATCGTCGGGCCCCATCGAGGTTCCGGACCGCCCGGTCCCGATGCTGTCCTACATCGACATTCGCAAGTTGCCGTTCGGCGACTACTTCGACGGCCTGCGCGCCGGTGTGTGGGGAGATAATCGGCTGTCGGAGACGGTGTGCATGTGGGTCAACCGCATGCACGACAAAACGCAGGTGGTGGTCGCCTACCCGGGCACCGACGTCGCCCGCAGGTCGATCTTGCGCTACGTCGAGACGATGCGCGCCGAGTTCACCCGCGTGGCCGACGCCGGGCTGGACGACGATGCCTGA
- a CDS encoding ABC transporter permease — protein MSALVALTLRTVSGSRRDADLLFAALAPVGCFLGFTLVLGSLIHPDSMTYPQYVLPVVIVQAMLFGAMTTADRAARDRLSGFGSRLRTLPVPAAVPLAARMLYCLIRSAVALVAALAVGWSFGFRMTGGPGDTGVFVIIVVAFAMAVCLGADALGSRVGSVESSSQLLLLPQLVLVLLSTGIAPAESFPVWLGPFVRHQPVSRVTDTLRGLAAGHATGRELVVAAAWCLGLLALFGALAVRTQRRADGGRFRAPRAALIPFQDARQEDASAEQPRDSVTTHAAQGIPYAPSLTSFVSHSASEAGRLLRRWRRDPIVAVQALLFPTFLLIVYKLLIGKAVLAVTGHDSLYGLVPMCAVVGAVFGTLGAGLALPAERESGVLTRLWVQPVHRASTVAGRLVAEAARTTASAVVLTLFGVALGLRFSYGWIAALAFVLLPVAISAGMATLVIAIAARADGKAMVTWLGAGCVLLLFLNTGVAPAAVFPGWLQPVVRFSPISPTIEAMRALAEGGPVLSPLWQAGLWAGVLVAVFAPAAVRGYRAAAEAGC, from the coding sequence ATGAGTGCCCTGGTGGCACTTACCTTGCGCACAGTGTCAGGCTCCCGGCGCGATGCCGACTTACTGTTTGCGGCGCTGGCACCTGTGGGGTGTTTCCTGGGGTTCACCTTGGTGTTGGGGAGTCTGATCCATCCCGATTCGATGACCTACCCACAATATGTCCTTCCGGTGGTCATCGTGCAGGCGATGCTGTTCGGGGCGATGACCACCGCCGACCGCGCCGCACGAGACCGTCTGTCCGGCTTCGGGTCTCGGCTTCGGACTCTGCCGGTCCCCGCGGCGGTGCCGCTGGCCGCGCGGATGCTCTATTGCTTGATACGCTCGGCCGTCGCGCTCGTCGCCGCTCTCGCGGTCGGGTGGTCGTTCGGCTTCCGGATGACCGGCGGACCCGGTGACACCGGCGTGTTCGTGATCATCGTCGTGGCATTCGCGATGGCGGTGTGCCTCGGCGCCGACGCCCTCGGCTCGCGGGTCGGCTCCGTCGAATCGTCGAGCCAATTGCTGTTGCTGCCCCAACTGGTCCTGGTCCTTCTGTCCACGGGTATCGCTCCCGCGGAATCGTTTCCGGTGTGGCTGGGGCCCTTCGTCCGTCACCAGCCGGTCTCCCGGGTCACCGACACGTTGCGCGGACTCGCCGCGGGTCACGCGACAGGGCGGGAACTGGTGGTGGCAGCGGCGTGGTGCCTTGGGCTGTTGGCACTCTTCGGCGCCCTGGCGGTGCGGACGCAACGACGCGCCGACGGAGGACGATTCCGCGCGCCCCGAGCCGCCCTGATTCCATTTCAGGACGCCCGACAGGAAGATGCGTCTGCGGAGCAGCCGCGAGATTCGGTGACCACTCATGCAGCGCAGGGGATTCCGTACGCACCGTCGTTGACGTCTTTCGTCAGTCACAGCGCTTCGGAGGCGGGGCGGCTCCTGCGCCGCTGGCGGCGCGATCCGATCGTCGCGGTGCAGGCGCTGTTGTTCCCGACCTTTCTCCTCATCGTCTACAAATTGCTGATCGGCAAAGCCGTTCTGGCTGTCACGGGACACGACAGCCTGTACGGACTGGTCCCCATGTGCGCGGTGGTGGGCGCCGTGTTCGGAACACTTGGCGCCGGTTTGGCTTTGCCGGCGGAGCGGGAGTCGGGCGTGCTGACGCGGTTGTGGGTGCAGCCGGTGCATCGGGCCAGCACGGTGGCGGGCCGGCTGGTCGCCGAGGCCGCGCGTACCACCGCGTCCGCCGTCGTGCTCACCCTCTTCGGGGTCGCCCTGGGTCTGCGATTCAGCTACGGCTGGATCGCGGCGCTGGCCTTTGTGCTGCTGCCCGTGGCGATTTCGGCCGGGATGGCGACGTTGGTCATCGCGATCGCCGCCCGCGCGGACGGCAAAGCGATGGTGACCTGGCTGGGTGCGGGGTGCGTGCTACTGCTGTTCCTCAACACCGGTGTTGCGCCCGCCGCGGTGTTTCCGGGCTGGCTGCAACCGGTGGTGCGTTTTTCGCCCATATCACCGACGATCGAGGCGATGCGCGCGCTCGCGGAGGGCGGCCCGGTGCTCTCGCCGCTGTGGCAGGCGGGCCTGTGGGCCGGCGTCCTGGTCGCGGTGTTCGCACCGGCGGCCGTGCGCGGGTATCGCGCCGCGGCCGAGGCGGGGTGCTAG
- a CDS encoding NAD-dependent malic enzyme — protein sequence MPDEPRGPARLFDALTTKGTAFTEDERRRFGLLGLLPTTVKTLEQQAEHCWHEFSTRRDDLDKHIYLRALQDRNETLFYRVLLDHIPEALPIVYTPTVGEACQRFSEIYRRPRGLFVSYAEGDCLDEVLNNRPQREVDVIVVTDGQRILGLGDQGIGGMGIPIGKLSLYTLIGGIDPARTLPIVLDVGTDNSELLDDPRYLGWRHRRIDDDDYYAFIDKFVAAVRKQLPDVLLQWEDFATAHALPILARYRDELLTFNDDIQGTAAVTVGALHGAAKVAGRPLSQQQVVMLGAGSAGIGVLDMIRRQMVNEGLSEEAASERIWVVDVDGLLTDDRTDLSAAQRRFAQPASRVAGWGVSGRARLADVVHHVDVGVLVGLSTAAGAFTEAIVRELAGKTDRPIIFPLSNPTSRAEAHPAELDQWTDGRALIATGSPFAPLHRGGVERPVAQCNNVYIFPAMGLALTAAQATRVTDEMMRVAAETLGEASPALADPDQPLLPAWSDVPEVAVRIAHAVAVQAVADGVAPMRSGAEISDRIAEVRWRPEYPTAANTGRQ from the coding sequence ATGCCCGATGAGCCCCGGGGACCGGCCAGGCTGTTCGATGCCCTGACGACCAAGGGCACCGCCTTCACCGAGGACGAGCGCCGGCGCTTCGGTCTGTTGGGTCTGCTGCCGACGACGGTGAAGACGCTCGAACAGCAAGCCGAGCATTGCTGGCACGAATTCTCCACTCGCCGCGATGATCTGGACAAGCACATCTATCTTCGGGCGTTGCAGGACCGCAATGAGACTTTGTTCTACCGGGTTCTGCTCGACCACATCCCCGAGGCTTTGCCGATCGTCTACACGCCCACAGTGGGGGAGGCATGCCAGCGTTTCAGTGAGATCTACCGGCGGCCGCGGGGACTGTTCGTGTCCTACGCCGAGGGGGACTGCCTTGACGAGGTGCTGAACAACCGGCCCCAGCGTGAGGTCGACGTGATCGTGGTGACCGATGGACAGCGGATCCTCGGCCTGGGCGATCAGGGCATCGGCGGCATGGGCATCCCGATCGGAAAGTTGTCCCTCTACACGCTCATTGGTGGTATCGACCCCGCTCGCACCCTGCCGATCGTGCTCGATGTGGGAACCGACAACAGCGAACTGCTCGATGACCCTCGGTATCTGGGATGGCGGCACCGACGTATCGACGACGACGATTACTACGCGTTCATCGATAAGTTCGTCGCCGCGGTGCGCAAGCAGCTGCCCGACGTGCTGCTGCAGTGGGAGGACTTCGCGACCGCACATGCGCTGCCGATCCTTGCCCGCTACCGCGACGAACTCCTCACCTTCAACGACGACATCCAGGGGACCGCCGCGGTCACGGTCGGAGCGCTGCACGGTGCCGCCAAGGTCGCGGGCCGCCCCCTGTCGCAGCAACAGGTCGTCATGCTCGGCGCCGGTTCGGCCGGCATCGGTGTGCTCGACATGATTCGGCGCCAGATGGTGAACGAGGGATTGTCCGAAGAGGCTGCCTCGGAGCGCATCTGGGTCGTCGATGTGGACGGGCTGCTCACCGATGATCGCACCGACCTCTCCGCCGCGCAGCGTAGGTTCGCCCAGCCGGCCAGCCGGGTGGCGGGCTGGGGTGTGTCCGGGCGCGCCCGGCTCGCCGACGTGGTCCACCATGTCGATGTCGGTGTGCTGGTCGGCCTGTCCACCGCCGCGGGCGCATTCACCGAAGCCATCGTGCGTGAACTCGCGGGCAAGACCGACCGACCGATCATCTTTCCGTTGTCCAACCCGACGAGCCGGGCCGAGGCGCATCCGGCGGAGTTGGACCAGTGGACCGACGGACGTGCCCTGATCGCCACCGGATCGCCATTCGCGCCGCTGCACCGGGGCGGGGTGGAACGCCCTGTTGCCCAATGCAATAACGTCTACATCTTCCCGGCGATGGGCCTGGCCTTGACCGCGGCCCAGGCGACCCGAGTCACCGACGAGATGATGCGCGTCGCCGCGGAGACCCTGGGTGAGGCGTCGCCCGCCCTGGCGGACCCCGACCAACCGTTACTGCCCGCATGGTCGGATGTGCCCGAGGTCGCCGTACGCATCGCTCACGCCGTCGCCGTGCAGGCGGTGGCCGACGGTGTCGCCCCGATGCGCAGCGGTGCGGAGATCTCCGACCGCATCGCCGAGGTGCGCTGGCGCCCGGAATATCCCACCGCGGCGAACACCGGCCGTCAGTAG
- a CDS encoding nitric-oxide reductase large subunit, with amino-acid sequence MAIRSAPPRTSTPAPATSLIGKGWAQGVALVMIFGFLVMGILVYRTYTASMPLPAKVVSESGQVLFTGAQITRGQELYQARGLMQYGSVLGHGAYLGPDYTAEYLRMSTNDVAAQWRAQGAADAKERVVAEFRTNRFNADTKALVFTDKQTAAFDRIQQHYAEYFGENSTKYGLLPRMITSKADIHDLTAFFAWTAWASAAERPGHSYSYTNNWPAEPRVDNGPTASIVVWSVLSLVTLLGGTGIMFAVYGRWSQKIGWHSAEASTLSFRQPGEVGLTASQRAAIWIFAIVSVLFLAQTLMGGAVEHYRADLSAFYGLDLAKLLPFNLARTWHVQLSLFWTAAAFLAGGIFLVPFISRREPRRQSWLVYGLLGALVLVVVGSLICEALSIYGVIPAGGLFSQQWEFLDLPRLWQILLTVGLFLWIVIIWRGIRGKLKGTSKMNLPWMFFFTGLAIPAFYAVGLLAGHDTHYSVADFWRFWVVHLWVEDFLELFTTVMVAYIFVLLGVVRERIALGVIFLDIILYSAGGVIGTMHHLYFSGTPVEHMALGAFFSAAEVIPLTFLTVEAWAFLQLGSRQQSHETPFPHRWAVMFLVAVGFWNFLGAGIFGFLINLPIVSYYQIGTALTANHAHGAMMGVYGMLAVGLAMFAFRYAIPAAKWPEKWARLSFWCMNIGLAWMVFATLLPLGVLQLYHSVSTGYFEARSLGYITRPGNSLIEWLRLPGDFVFILGGVLPFVWVAWTAIRNVRRAPASDELHEHPLYTELDPAPAASQKG; translated from the coding sequence ATGGCAATCCGATCAGCACCGCCACGAACTTCCACACCGGCACCCGCCACGTCGTTGATCGGCAAGGGCTGGGCTCAGGGCGTGGCCCTGGTGATGATCTTCGGGTTCCTGGTGATGGGCATTCTCGTGTACCGGACTTACACGGCCTCAATGCCGTTGCCGGCCAAGGTCGTCAGCGAGTCGGGCCAAGTGCTGTTCACCGGCGCTCAGATCACCCGCGGCCAGGAGCTTTATCAGGCGCGAGGCCTGATGCAGTACGGCTCGGTGCTGGGGCACGGCGCTTATCTCGGACCCGACTACACCGCGGAGTATCTGCGGATGTCGACCAACGATGTGGCCGCGCAATGGCGGGCGCAGGGCGCGGCCGACGCCAAGGAGCGGGTGGTGGCCGAGTTTCGCACCAACCGTTTCAACGCGGACACCAAGGCGTTGGTGTTCACCGATAAGCAGACCGCCGCGTTCGACCGCATCCAACAGCATTACGCGGAGTATTTCGGTGAGAACTCGACCAAGTACGGGCTGCTGCCGCGCATGATCACCAGCAAGGCCGACATCCATGACCTCACTGCGTTTTTCGCGTGGACGGCGTGGGCGTCGGCGGCCGAGCGGCCGGGTCACAGCTACAGCTACACCAACAACTGGCCGGCCGAGCCGCGGGTCGACAACGGGCCCACCGCATCGATCGTGGTGTGGTCGGTGTTGTCGCTGGTCACGTTGCTCGGCGGGACCGGCATCATGTTCGCCGTGTACGGGCGATGGAGCCAGAAGATCGGATGGCACAGCGCCGAGGCGTCCACGTTGTCGTTCCGCCAGCCCGGCGAGGTCGGCCTGACCGCCTCGCAGCGCGCCGCGATCTGGATCTTCGCGATCGTCTCGGTGCTGTTCTTGGCGCAAACCCTGATGGGTGGCGCCGTCGAGCACTACCGCGCCGACCTGTCGGCGTTTTACGGGCTGGATCTGGCAAAACTGTTGCCCTTCAACCTCGCCCGTACCTGGCATGTGCAACTGTCGCTGTTTTGGACAGCGGCAGCGTTTCTCGCGGGCGGAATCTTCCTGGTGCCCTTCATCAGCCGCCGCGAACCGCGACGGCAGAGTTGGCTGGTTTACGGCCTGCTCGGCGCGCTGGTCTTGGTGGTGGTCGGCTCGCTGATCTGCGAGGCCCTCTCGATCTACGGGGTGATCCCCGCCGGTGGCCTGTTCTCGCAGCAGTGGGAATTTCTCGACCTGCCGCGCCTGTGGCAGATCCTGCTGACGGTCGGCCTGTTCCTGTGGATCGTCATCATCTGGCGCGGCATCCGCGGCAAGCTCAAGGGCACGTCGAAGATGAACCTGCCGTGGATGTTCTTCTTCACCGGGCTGGCGATTCCCGCCTTCTACGCCGTGGGCCTGTTGGCGGGCCACGACACCCACTACTCGGTTGCCGACTTCTGGCGGTTCTGGGTGGTCCACCTGTGGGTGGAGGACTTCCTCGAGTTGTTCACCACCGTGATGGTGGCCTACATCTTCGTCCTGCTCGGGGTGGTGCGCGAGCGCATCGCGCTCGGAGTGATTTTCCTCGACATCATCCTGTACTCGGCCGGCGGTGTGATCGGCACCATGCACCACCTGTATTTCTCTGGAACGCCGGTGGAGCACATGGCGCTGGGCGCGTTCTTCTCGGCCGCCGAGGTCATCCCGCTGACCTTCCTGACCGTCGAGGCGTGGGCGTTCCTGCAGCTGGGATCTCGCCAACAAAGCCACGAAACACCGTTCCCGCACCGCTGGGCGGTCATGTTCCTGGTGGCGGTCGGATTCTGGAACTTCCTGGGAGCGGGCATATTCGGGTTCCTGATCAACCTGCCCATCGTGTCCTACTACCAGATCGGCACCGCCCTAACCGCCAACCACGCCCACGGAGCGATGATGGGCGTGTACGGCATGCTCGCCGTCGGGCTGGCGATGTTCGCCTTCCGTTACGCGATTCCCGCCGCAAAGTGGCCGGAAAAGTGGGCGCGGCTGTCCTTCTGGTGCATGAACATCGGGCTGGCGTGGATGGTGTTCGCCACCCTGCTGCCGCTGGGGGTGTTGCAGCTGTATCACTCCGTGAGCACAGGGTATTTCGAGGCGCGGTCGCTGGGCTACATCACCCGCCCCGGCAACTCGCTGATCGAATGGCTGCGCCTGCCCGGCGACTTCGTCTTCATCCTCGGTGGTGTCTTGCCGTTCGTCTGGGTCGCCTGGACCGCGATACGCAACGTCCGCCGCGCGCCGGCCAGCGACGAGCTGCACGAACACCCGCTCTACACCGAACTCGACCCGGCTCCCGCGGCATCGCAGAAAGGTTGA
- a CDS encoding hemerythrin domain-containing protein, producing MPDRVLSAELMRQHREIGAVIECFVGKLDGGERQPELLRATMDALRRHIYLEETFVFPPIRKAGIMKPVFVMMREHGQLWRTMEALTRLLADRTGGPRLDATCDQLLDQLHAHNFKEEPVVYLHADYDLPAPTSAQLTRFVVTGRIPDGWVCQQAGTKRGW from the coding sequence ATGCCCGACCGGGTGTTATCCGCCGAACTCATGCGGCAGCACCGCGAAATAGGCGCTGTAATCGAATGTTTCGTCGGAAAGCTCGACGGCGGCGAGCGGCAACCTGAGCTCCTGAGAGCGACGATGGATGCGCTCCGCCGGCACATCTACCTGGAAGAGACCTTCGTGTTCCCGCCGATCCGCAAGGCGGGGATCATGAAACCCGTCTTCGTGATGATGCGCGAGCACGGCCAGCTGTGGCGGACGATGGAAGCCCTGACGCGGCTGCTCGCCGACCGGACCGGCGGTCCGCGGCTCGACGCCACCTGCGACCAGTTGCTGGACCAACTGCACGCGCACAACTTCAAAGAGGAGCCGGTGGTCTATCTGCACGCCGACTACGATTTGCCGGCGCCGACGAGCGCGCAGCTGACCCGGTTCGTCGTTACCGGCCGCATTCCCGATGGCTGGGTTTGCCAGCAGGCGGGCACGAAACGCGGTTGGTAG
- a CDS encoding slipin family protein → MVAGVTIAVLLIVLALFSLAVVREYERGVVFRMGHARPLYGPGLRCLIPLVDKMIRVDQRVVTLTIPPQEVITRDNVPARVNAVVMFQVVEPLKAILAVENYAVATSQIAQTTLRSLLGRADLDTLLAQREDLNNDLRTIIEAQTQPWGIEVRVVEIKDVEIPESMQRAMAREAEAERERRAKVINARGELQASDELRQAAETLSKNPASLQLRYLQTLLELGADQNSTVVFPLPVDILTPFLQRSPTPPS, encoded by the coding sequence ATGGTCGCCGGGGTGACGATAGCGGTGCTGCTGATCGTGCTGGCATTGTTTTCGCTGGCGGTGGTGCGCGAGTACGAGCGTGGCGTGGTGTTCCGGATGGGGCATGCCCGCCCGCTGTACGGGCCGGGGCTGCGGTGTTTGATTCCGCTGGTGGACAAGATGATCCGAGTGGATCAGCGAGTGGTGACGTTGACCATCCCGCCCCAGGAAGTGATCACCCGCGACAATGTGCCCGCCCGGGTCAATGCGGTGGTGATGTTCCAGGTGGTCGAGCCCCTCAAAGCGATTCTCGCCGTGGAGAACTACGCGGTGGCCACCTCCCAGATCGCGCAAACCACCCTGCGCTCGCTGCTGGGCCGCGCGGACCTGGACACCCTGTTGGCCCAACGCGAGGATCTCAACAACGATCTTCGGACCATCATCGAGGCGCAGACCCAGCCCTGGGGCATCGAGGTCCGGGTCGTGGAAATCAAGGACGTCGAAATCCCCGAATCCATGCAGCGGGCGATGGCCCGCGAGGCCGAAGCCGAACGTGAACGCCGCGCCAAGGTCATCAACGCCCGCGGCGAGCTACAGGCGTCCGACGAGCTGCGCCAGGCCGCCGAGACCCTGTCGAAGAATCCGGCATCGCTTCAACTTCGGTACTTGCAAACGCTTTTGGAGCTCGGCGCCGACCAGAACTCGACCGTGGTGTTCCCACTGCCCGTCGACATACTCACGCCCTTCCTGCAACGCTCGCCAACACCGCCGTCGTAA
- a CDS encoding PPE family protein: MDFGALPPEINSGRMYLGPGPSTLLAAAAGWDTLAAELTDAASSYQAVIASLTDESWSGPASMSMTAAVMPYIAWMTATAEQCQQAAAQATAAAAAFETAYAMTVPPPLVAANRVRLLALIQTNIFGQNTPAIMATEAEYSEMWAQDATAMYGYAASSASASALSPVAAPPPQTATSSAVAGHLGVVTHAALQSGSTAHATATQWASSVPQTLQGLSTPGSSSSTGLSQAAMGTGASLGSSGATAPLSALSGLTNASGKGATKSASTGAGAATGLASTLAAAPALDGGTGALAGEAAGFGADGAGLIADTGGIGIDLYGLDLDYQGLGLDYQGLALDYAGAGSILGAEGAGGVEGISGLGAAAGLGSLPPVAGLGHGVAAGVGQASSLSTLSVPPSWAATVSSVTPLQALHSGAMPGGWAAAPTPGPTVSKLPLGGMVGRESEGAVQRVGLRVSLIPHSPVAG, from the coding sequence ATGGATTTTGGCGCGTTACCACCAGAGATCAACTCTGGTCGGATGTATTTGGGGCCCGGTCCCTCAACTTTGCTGGCCGCCGCGGCGGGATGGGACACCCTGGCGGCGGAGCTGACCGACGCCGCAAGCAGCTATCAAGCGGTGATCGCCAGCCTTACCGACGAGTCCTGGTCGGGGCCGGCATCGATGTCGATGACGGCCGCGGTCATGCCCTACATCGCGTGGATGACGGCGACCGCCGAGCAGTGTCAGCAGGCTGCCGCGCAGGCCACAGCCGCCGCGGCAGCCTTCGAAACGGCGTACGCGATGACGGTCCCCCCTCCGCTGGTCGCGGCCAACCGCGTTCGGCTGCTGGCCCTGATTCAGACCAACATCTTCGGGCAGAACACGCCGGCGATCATGGCCACCGAGGCCGAGTACAGCGAAATGTGGGCGCAAGACGCGACCGCGATGTACGGCTACGCCGCCAGTTCGGCATCGGCCTCGGCGCTTTCGCCCGTGGCGGCGCCGCCGCCGCAGACCGCCACGTCGAGCGCCGTCGCCGGCCACCTCGGGGTCGTCACCCACGCAGCGCTGCAGTCCGGCAGCACCGCGCACGCGACGGCGACGCAGTGGGCCTCCTCGGTGCCACAGACCCTGCAAGGCCTTTCGACGCCCGGCTCATCCTCGAGCACGGGGCTGTCGCAGGCGGCGATGGGCACGGGCGCCTCGCTGGGATCTTCGGGGGCTACCGCCCCGCTCAGCGCGCTGTCGGGTCTGACCAACGCCTCCGGCAAGGGTGCGACGAAGAGCGCGAGCACCGGCGCGGGCGCCGCGACGGGACTGGCCTCGACGCTCGCCGCCGCACCCGCGCTCGACGGCGGTACGGGCGCCCTAGCCGGAGAGGCGGCCGGGTTCGGCGCCGACGGTGCCGGCCTGATCGCCGACACCGGAGGAATCGGCATCGACCTGTACGGCCTCGATTTGGATTACCAGGGGCTCGGATTGGACTACCAGGGATTGGCGCTGGACTACGCGGGCGCCGGTTCCATCTTGGGCGCCGAGGGCGCGGGCGGCGTGGAGGGCATCAGCGGTTTGGGCGCCGCAGCGGGTCTGGGAAGTCTCCCGCCGGTCGCCGGACTGGGTCACGGAGTCGCGGCGGGCGTGGGCCAAGCCAGCTCGCTCAGCACGTTGTCCGTGCCGCCGAGTTGGGCCGCCACCGTTTCGTCGGTCACGCCGCTGCAGGCTCTCCACTCCGGCGCCATGCCGGGCGGATGGGCCGCGGCGCCCACCCCCGGCCCTACCGTGTCCAAGCTGCCGCTGGGCGGCATGGTCGGGCGCGAGTCCGAGGGTGCGGTGCAGCGCGTCGGTTTGCGCGTCTCGCTCATCCCGCATTCGCCGGTAGCCGGCTGA